In Oryza sativa Japonica Group chromosome 1, ASM3414082v1, the genomic stretch cgtactaggatatgtcacatccaaccaaaaaaCCTTATATTTgcggacagagggagtagtatagcCAACTGTCAGCTCTAAAAATTGACACATTATCTACAGCCACTCTAATAGCCTACCCATAcaataattttatataaatatatattgcaCCATTAATACTtggcccacctctcatacacacacaatattTTGGAAcccatgctgcagctggctacaaatctttagcccgcttttcttctctctcctctcctctcctctctcctccacatatgTCTGTAGCTAACCTATAGCatgctattatacttgctcttatatATCCTTCATCCGTGTCCATTCTTTTACAACAGAATTCCATTACTGCTTTACATATTGCATGATGTCTCGGAACTTCTAAGAGAAGGTGGTTAATTGGGAGCAAAAGCACCTCGTTTCGCCAATCAGAGGGCTGCTActcagggtgtgtttggataatgggaaatggggGGGTGAGATTGGGATTAGGAAATGAAgcaagggttaggattaaatagaagagggagaatgaatgATTAGGATTTAAAAGTgtcttttggtgggtgggaaatcatttccctaTCCCATTAGCCAAACACTGCCTCACTGATAGAAGGATACTTACCTATGCTAGATGTGACTAAATGCATGTAGTAGAATATTGACAAATACCAATATTGATGGTGCAAGATAATACCGAATCAAGTACATAATCTAAGGTAAGAAAGGAACCTCTGTAAAGAATCTTGAAGCTGATTGTTTCTCCTATCAGCATCTTCAAGGTTTCTTTGTAGCTCCCCAATTTCTACCTGAGCATCAGCTAGTTGTTTCATGATTGCACCATTATGCTGTCTCTCAGCTTTCAATGAATTCTCTACTGCTGTCACATTTTCCTCAAGTCTGATCAATGGGGAACAAATAATCAGCTGCGTCAATGTTTACTTATAGAGGTGATCTCCAACAGCAAGATCATTAATAAAGCACAAAATTAGTAACCAGAATTTAAACGGGTAGAAAATAAATCCGAAACAAACTGCCCTAGAATATAAAAATAAGTCAATGCAAACATCAAACAGCAGACCTTTGGGTGGTGTCGTGATAGTGAGCAATGCTTTTATCagcatcttcaatttttttgaGTAGTTCCTCATTTTTATACTGTGCTTCGCTTAGTAATTTCTTAGTTGCTTCAGTTTCTTGCCTTTCTGTAGTCAATAAAGCATCCTTCTCTGTTAAACTTTCTTCAAGCCTATGTtcacaaaaagaagaaagaactgTTATTGAGATAGTAGAACAGATTTTGTAAAATACATATGGTTGCAAAAGAAAATGACTTCATGATTGATCAAAAGTTTCCATGCATGTCGAGCAATGGCCATGTAACTTGTAAAGAATCTAAAAACCTTTGTATAGTAGTCTCAAGTTGAGTAGATTTTTCATCAGTATCCCCAGCTTCTCTCAGAAGTTCATCAATTTTAGCTTGTGCTTCAGCTAATTGTACCACAGTTTCCTCATGTTGTTGCTTTTCAATAGTCACTGAAGATTGTAATTTTGTAATGGCCTCCTCAAATCTACATATAGAAATAGATTGCAAGCCATCAGACATCATAGTAAAGGAAGATGGAAAGATATTTATGACCAAACAATAGAATATCAGTTCACAAGAACTTTCTAGGACGAACCTTTGAACTGTTTCCTGAAGCAGATCGATTTGTTTCTCAGCATCTTCAAGCTTGCTTGCAAATGCTTCATTTCTTGCTTGAGATTCAGCTATTACGGCACTAGCTTCTTCCTTTTCCTGTCTTTCTGCTAGCAAAAGGGCCTCCCTTTCTTGTATAGTCTCCTCTAGTCTGTATTGAAAAAGAATGGGAGTGCATTTTAATGCTATTAGAGCCGAAATGGTATGTGCCCATTACAGTAAACTATCGGTTGCACATAAATGAATCTAAGGGAACAATGGAAGCAAAAGAATACCATGAATTTCTGAATTGACATAAATGTCCCTCAAATCATTTAAAGAGGCATCTGATTTTCATAATGAAAACATGTAGTTATAAAAGAAATACACCAGCAAATACACTTTCTAGATCTGGCACCAGTCAAACAAAATGTCCAGAAATTACAGTGGTCAGAAGTGGTTAACTACCAAATGAGAAAATTGTGGGTTTTATACAACATGGAGATTTATTGGAATTTACTATAAAAGAGTGCTTTTCTGGGGAGGCTAGAAGAGATGGAAGGGGGGTATTTAGGAGGGAGGAGGTGCAGTGAGATCCAATGAATAAAATGATCTAAAGTTGAGAATTCGAGTGACACAGGTGTTTCTAGAACTGCAAGAAACATAAAGCGTGCACCATCTTATGTATGAACGTGCATGTCTATGTCTGTTATGTGCAGGCATTAGAATGTAGAGTTATGTATGATGCTCTTTTTATTTTGGGAGAATGCATGTTCTAGTCAACTGTTTTCTGGTTTAGCTTccacaatcaacaagaaataatacTGAACACTCAggcaattaagaaaaaaagacaaacctctGCACAGTATCGCTAAGCTGCTTGATTTTTCCATCTGCATCCTCGACTTCCTTGCTCAATTCTTCATTTCTTTCTTGAGCATTAGCATGTGCTTTCTTAGTTAAATCATTTTCCTCTTGTTCTGCTACTAGAAGCGCCTGTCATAATAGTGCACTCACTGAATATCAAAATATTTCATACCATGCCTAAATGAGCTAAAACAGGCCAGAAATAAATATCATGATtgcttctactccctccgtttcacaatgtaagtcattctagcattttccacattcatattaatgctaatgaatctagacatatatacctatctagatttattaacatcaatatgaatgtgggaaatgctagaatgacttacattgtgaaacggaggaagtagaaaaaTTACAACTGTACACTGCTGACTCTTTttaatataaacatatatacaaCAGTAAATTGCTATTGTAAACCATTTTATCAAATGTTAATAGAGACCCTCCCTAGTGGTTCAATGTACCTTGAGTCCTTCGATTTCAGAAGTCAATGAACtgatcttttctctttcttgCTCAAGAGCTTCCTCAACAGCCTTTTTAGCTGATTCTCTTTCCTGCATTGCTGTGACGTCTTGCATTCGCTGTTCCATTTCATTAAGAGCGGCCTGCAATTTAGAAACTTCTGCTACTTTGGACTTCTCCAGATCTGTCTGCAAATCAAATACACATACATGACCAATAGTTTCTATGTCAATACGGATACAACCTGCAGTGCCAACGTAAGTCAGTGCAGTTGCACCATATCTGCAGTAATTTAATTGTACTCAAGACCAGGAATTAACCCTTAATTTCTTTTCCAGGCCCAACCGGTTTGTTAGCTCCTCCACACGTTCCTCCAATTTCTCTTTTGCCACCTTAAGAGCTTGTGTATCTCTTGCAGCCTAGAATATTTGTGCATGAGAAAATTTGCTTtagtaaaggaaaaaaaatccatcagtTACAAATCAAAAGGTGTTCATTTACCATTCTGAGCTGTCTCAGCTCCCTTCTGGCAACCCTTCTTCTCCAAGCACATTGATAAGTCAATGCTGCTCTCTTCAGTTTTAGATAGTTAGAGTTATCTCTGTGGCAACGCCACTGGGTCTGCAGATACACATGTCCAAATGATGGTCTAAACATAAGCAAATGAAGATGAATGGCACATACAACCAGGAGCTTGATGTCCATCTACAGTTGAACAAGGAAAGTAACAGTGAAGTGTATACAAGAACAGCTAGCCTACCTGGATATGGGTAGTAGCCTTGTTTTGCTTTCTAAACATGAATTCCTTGAGAGCTGCCATGGTTCTTAACCCTGTCTGCAATGTAATGGCTGACAAACGCAGTTGAGAATAAGTTCTCCATGCAAAATAACAGCGGatatttttctgaatttttattgcTGCTGCTTCTCGTCTCAGGCATTCATGCAGTTTACAAGCCAATCTTGCTGCAATCAGAAGAAAAGCTCTCAATATATGTATACAGGTCCATCTATATACTACACAAAAACATTTTCAGATACCATCTGAAAAGCACTTTACCTCTAACAAAGGATTGCAAGCAAACAGATGCATTACGCAGTATCAGGAACTGCTCACGAGCAACATGAGTACGAAACTGACCCTGAACACCTCTTGCTGCATTATTCCGCACCTCTGTTCTTCTAGCATCTAATTCAGCCATCTGACCAGCTCTCAGGAATACTTTGGTTCTTCCAATCTGTAAGTTGCAATTAATTTTTCAACTATAGGACTAACTAAGCAAACTTCCAAAGCATTATATTTTCCTAGACACTAAACAAAAGCAACCAAAAGGACAACATGCGTTGTGAATCATCTGCTTGCAAGGAGTCAAGTCAGAACCTTCTAATATGTTTTCAACAGTATAATCCTACTATTAAATCATATcaagagagaaaaatataacTCATAAAGAACAGCTAAATGGTGGTGGGCCAAGTCCAAGGCCCAAAATCATTGGTAGTCTCTTCAATAAATCCATAGTTGGTACCAACCACATCAAACCCCACTATAAGCAAACCCTATACTTCAGTGGTTCAACCCACCCTAGGTACCTCTAGCCCTTTCTGATGAGCTCAGTATTTTATTCTTttcgtatttttttttataatttatgtcGTCCACATACAGCAACCCAGTTTGTTGGAATACACACAAAAATAATTTCAACTTCTTGGTTTAGAACACAATCTAACCCAGAACCCGATTGAAAACCGAACCAGACCATCCTTTTATTTCAATGCTGTTTAGACTCACAAGGCAAACATGTATGCATTTATTCTCAAAGTGGCAAAGTCTCACCCATTTCAGACAATGTTTATCTGGCCAGTAACCACCTActttaaaagatataagttgTCCCTACTCATTAAGAACATTCCCATGGCATACATGCCATTTTAGTGAAGATGTACATGTCATATGGCCATATGGGGCCATGCCTATGGTAGCCAAACAATAAATGCATGCGATGGCTAGTAAAACATATTTCACCTGGTAACCCTGCAGCCCCATTTTATCCAAAACCTTTTGGCAGGTGACCTTTTCATCATTTCTACAGAAAAGCATGTGGACCATTTATTAATACAAACCAGAAATGAAAGGGTAAAATTTATTAGACaaaatgaagacactaaattGTTGAGGCATTGATACTCACTTCTCTTTCACAATTTCAGAAGCAAGAATGCGAAAGCGATGAAGAAAATCATGAAATAATTTCCTTGTGGGATATCCAGCACAGCTGATTCTAATCGCTTCAAGAACACCCTTAAGGATGAAAAACAATTATCAGAAGGCACTATGAAACTGTACTCCACGAAATTTCAAAAAAGGAAATATAATATCTACTTACCGAACATCGAAGTTGCTGCAGAACATTCGTGTTCTCAAATATAGCAGGTTTAAGAACACTATTTGGTTTTACACATCTAATGTAATGAGGCTCTGTAGAGCTCAACGTCTCCATCAGTTCATGAAGTTGCACCTGGAAATTAAACTCAATCAAATGAGAGGTGTTTCTATATCAAAGCACAGCTAAAGAAAAGTAAACACCACAATCCCACTCTTTATTAAAAACTTCAATTGTTATTATACTAATCTGTCAAATAAAATCCCTAAAGTTATATACTACGTATTTAGATTCAGCTTAGGTCCTTTCTGCTATATCATGCCATGAATCTCTGGCATAGGACATAGTAGCAGAAAAAATGTAATGATTATGCAGTATGCCAACACATTAGTCTAATATCGTGTCGCAAGCGAGATTCTCCCATGCTGTTTTACCTAAAAAATAGCGAGATTCTCCCATGACATTTAATTCATATCACTAGTTTGGTGATGTGACATCGGTCTAATAACATGGCATGGAAAAATAATAAGCTCAGATTACAAGCTATGTAAGGGTCCACTAAACATATTTAAGTTTCTACCATTAGTAGGAAACAAAAGTTGAATTCATAACCCACATAGTATAAAATAGTGACATAATAAACAAGTCTAATATAGCAGAGAGTTACCTTAAAGCGAGTGGCAATTGAGGACTTTGATGATTTTGTGTTCTCTTCTGATGCCGGGGGGAACAATGCAGACACAAAAGAGCATCTGGAAGCATTCAGTAATTCCTGATGCTCTGCTACCACGTAATCTTTGTTTTTGTCCAGAAAATGATCAGATTGATATATCACCTGGAGATATATTTAAAAAGTGTGACATTCTCAGACAAATTTATGAATAAAGATAAGAGCAGTACACTGAAAATGCTTACATCTCCAGCATAATGTTGGATAGTAAACGCAGTACGAGAAAGTTTTGGTTTGGTAAATCTTTTGTGATTCTTGAACTTTTCGTACAGCTTCTGGGAAAATGTCTCGTGTGTCGACTTTGGGAACATGCTGGTTGATATAgacaataaaagaaaaaaatatcagagACATTAGAAATGTCATGCGGTGCAAAAAATGCACACCCCTAAGTAAAAACAAGAATGACATGTGTTGCTTGGGAATGAACATCAGGTGTCCACTTCAGCATATTATGAAAAATAGGATCTGGCAATCCACATAACATATATTGTTCCTAACTAAACAATTGATCAAAATCCACTTCTCTACATAAGGCATGCATCAGCGTAGTAATACACATATgtagacttttttttcttaatatgtCCCAGTAAAATTGGAACATGCAgtgaaaaacaaaggaaaaatggGAACTTACCAAGCTTCATCAAGAAGTGCAATAATGCCACCTGGTTTCTGGACACAGAAACGTGATAACTAAATATTAGAacataaaagataaaaaaaaaggtggtgGTAATGTACAACAGGAACATAGACGTGTTTTGAAACTACAATCATCTGTGGAAGGCACTGTAGCAATTAAGTATGGTATCATCTACTGGTTTAAAGAAGCTCAAGATCAGGTAGACCAATGTTTTCCCATAGCTTACGTTGGTTTTATTCGATACTATTGAATTGCATGCACCGACCAGTTCAACCCCAAAGCTTAAGCTGATGAGGAAAGGCAGACAATTCACTTGTACTCCAACACTCCCCTCCCGCAAGCCCCAAGCGTGGAATAGAAGTGGCtgcaattttttatttgattgcGTGCCAGCCTGGATTCGAACTCGAGAACTCTAGCTCTGGCACCAACCAGTTCAATCCAAAAGCTTAAGCTGATGAGGAAAGACATACAATTCACTTATACTCCAACAAATACTGATCAACTCAAAGGAAGATAAGATTGGCATAATATTGGTGTATAATATGGAACTTTGTCTAAAAATACTGAGGCCTTAAGTCAAATcaatcttcaaattcattatgaGATTTTGTCTAAAAAATCGTGCTGAAATCAGTTTATATCACTAATCACTATTGCTGCTCCTACAGGTAAAAGGTACAATCCCAGAATATGGATCCTATTCAAGTTAGCACATCCACCGAAGTCAGCTTCAGGCCCAAAGTCTGTGGCTTGAGCTTGGCTAGTCTTTTACTTGAGCAGATGAAAAAGCTCAAGCAATCCATATAGATAGGCTTTTGCTTATTTTTCCCCTAGCTCCCTGGGTATCCTTTGAAACTACACCAGCTATCAATAGTTGGATATGAAGTAAGTGAAGAGCGAAGTCATTAAGAAAGGAAAAGGGGTTTATAGTATTTCAGTGAATAAGCCCGAATTGGTCAAGACTGTTTATGGGCCCTTCTATATGATACCAGTTTGTGGTTTCATTGAATATGCTTCAGGCTCGCGATTCAACTTTGGTCGTTATGGATTGATACCAAAAAGGCATTCAGCTGGACATGGGAGGCAGCAACTGTTAGCACATGGCAACAGCACAGTTTCTATAGGCATCTCAGGGTTACACAACTGCATAATATGGGCCTATGTATCTGACACAGTAGAACATTGTCTAGCTAAGTTGAGGATTAACATGTTACTTGGTCATCTATCTTATCTGTTGCAGTAAAATTATTGTTAGCTTCATAAGCCGTGTATCTTATCTATTGGTTACTTAGCTTCATAAAGGAGCTGCCatctacttcctctgtcccaaaattaAGAGGTTTAGCAAAGAAACACACAGGTTCTTCCCACACTCCGGTTTTCCCTCTCCCCACAAACTGTCGATTCCACCCAGCTATAGTCTGGGTTTACTCATTGTGATCTGCGGATCATAACAGGACCTAACTGCATTAGCACTTGGGGAAAACAAATTACAACAGCGTAGTTAACCAATACCTTCTCGATCAAATCAAGTACATCTTGGTTATCTACAAACTCTATGTAACTCCAGTTAATCTGCTCCCTTGTATACTCCTCCTGCTCCATTTTGAATACATTCTGCAAAAACAAGCATCCATGGTTGCTTGGCACAGGAAGCAAGAGAATAACAGTCTACTAATATGATGAGTTGTACAGGTACCTGGTTAAAATGTTGCTGAAGTTTTTCATTTGTGAAATTGATACATAATTGCTCAAAACTGTATAGCAGCAGAATACAATAGAAGGACTTAGCAAACTCATATAGTGTCTTCGATAGCataaattaactattctttCTGCACCTAGCTAGTTACCTGTtagttttaaaactttcaaagcCATATATGTCAAGTACCCCAATCAATTTGTCCGAATTTGGGTCTTGCCCAATCGATGCATTAATTCTATTTACAAGCCTGCAATAGTACAACTGTACATACTTAGAAAGGATATGCGCATAAAAAGTATGGAATGAGTTGTCCCTAGTCAACTCTATTACCAGTCAAATAATCGAGAGTATATTTGTTTTGCTAAGCCATCCCTGCTAACAGTAGCAGAACTAGGACCAACTGTAGTAGTAATCACTCCTTCTGGTGTATTTATTTCCCTTTTTATCAAGGCATTCTCCAACTTCTTGCAGTCACACCTGTAATAAGCATTTCACAATGTATTGTAGattgtaaatatttaaatattggAAAGATGGCACTAAAATTACAAAGAGAAGTGAAGAACTTAAAACGTCAGGCATACATCAAGAGCTCTGCGGCTGTATTAAGATGGAATCTAGATTTGTCATCCTTTATAACAGATGAATCTACCTCACTCCCCTTTGCAAAATTAATATTTCCAAGATGCAGCACAGCAGCAACAACCCGGAATATAGCTTCCTGTAAAAGAAAATGTCGTTTGATAAAATGCATCCCCAGTAAAACAATTCAATACTTTAAGGGGGCAGATTTTAAAACCTGTTCTTGCTCAATGATGCCAACTGTATCCATAGCATTTCTAGTTACAAGATACTCTTCAGCATCGTTGATACCATCAACTCTAATGCAAGACGACTGATTGAGGTAATGAAATGAAGATGGATCCCCCAGCTTATACCTTTTTATATCCTGCAACCACAATTTTGGCATAAAAAGTAGCACATGTAACAGGTTGAAAAGAAAGATTCTACATGCAAACTGAGACCACAAACAGGGAAAAAAAGTACCTCTGGTGGCGCAGCACAGAGGAAGTAAAAGCAATGGTAGTTTCGCTCTGGACTATTGATTTGGCAGACTCGAGATCTCTCAAGCAAGTAAGTTCTAATAGCAGCGCCAGATATCTTCCCACTCTTGTCAAATTGGATTTCAACGAACTTACCAAATCGACTTCAGTATGTTAAGAAAAATTAACATCCATGTAAGTATCACATAATCGTAGTATGAACAAGAATGAGGGAATGAACTACTAAAGTTAATATTTGATTATTTTACTGTCTGTGTGAGCTAAATGTCGTGAATACAAAATAGAACCAGTTAGTTTTGATCTTAGATATTGAGAGGCTAAAATAGTTATATGTTTATCCTTCATGGCCTGCTGACCCATACGCGATCAGAGCCAAAACGATTTGCATTGGTAATCTTCTTGAAAAGCAAAATGGTTGCTTGAATCTAGCAGGTGGGACCAGTTCAAATATTTGGCAAAATACTAACATTAGCAGCCATTgaacttttgttttttctttcaagAGAGTTCTAAGTTCTAACCTAACTTTGTTTTCTCGAAAATGCAGGACTgcgtttcatttcattaagaagaaagaaactaaaTACAAAATGAGGGGGCTAAACTGACACACACCCAAGAACACGCCCACACACACAACACCTAAGGTTGACACACGACCAGAACAAGCAAACACAAACTAATTGCCCGGGGTAAGCGACCTACAGAGAAGCTCTTGGAGAGCGTAAGCTCCAGGCCTCCAGCTAAACTCCACAAGCTAAAATCATTTTCTATAGCCTGCAATACCATTTTCCAGCTACACTCAGTTCTAGCTTAACTTTGTACTCAGTACATAATTGCAATACCATATGACCAACCAAGTTCCATGCCTCAAGGTTCTACATATGTGAAAGCTACGGTCCAAATTATTTTATCGAGACTTTACTTCGAAACAAAAAACATTTCATATTGTAAGATCAAGACCTTCCTGAAATAATCTATACAGGATCATGCCAGTGAAGCGCTAATGATCAGAATACGTTCACAGAATAGTAATTTTTGCTTTTGTAGCATGTTTATTTTTAGCAACACACAGTTATTCCGCAAGTGATACCATAATAAACTCTGCTGCTCCTTCACACCTTTGATTATGATGTATACAACACAACTGTACTACCACTTTGTTTGTGTTACTCTGAACTCTAAAGCTGCAAACAGTATAGATTTCACTATCTTCTTATTTCCATGTTATGATATGCATACCTTGAATTGTTGTTCCGAACAGTTTTTGCATTCCCAAAAGCTTCAAGGACTGGGTTTGACTGGATCCAAAACACAAGTGAGAAAGAAAAACAGCAAAGAAAAATAAGGAAATTGATACATTAGAAAACACTATATCTTTTGAACTAATGGAACTCCAGTGATATCAGAAAGATGTGTTAAAAACATAGGAATCTTTCCAACTTACTTCTAAAACCTGCTGTTCAACCGTCCTTCCTCCTGTTCCAGACCGCCCACCCAAATATGCAAGATATCTCATCAGCAGTTTCGTCGTTTCAGTCTTACCAGCTCCACTTTCACCACTGACCAAAATGGAATTGTTCCTTCCTTCATTCATCATTTGCCTGTTTCCTTATTCAGACAAACGCAAAATGGTTTCATCAATATAGGAGGAGCACTTCCACACTTAGGTCAGTAATAAGATGAGGTGCTAGTACTATAAAAATTCACCTGTAAGAGACATCAGCTATTGCAAATACATGAGGATCTAGATCCCCAAGGTTTGCACCTTTGTATTTTTCCATAGTTCGGACATCAACAAGATTAGGCAGCCTTTGGAACGGATTTATGGCAATCAGGATATTGCCGGTATAGGTCTGGAACTCAAGAGAATATCATTAGGGGAAAAACAATGGACTAGTGTTAATGGTTGTTCTTTTGACATTACAATGAAATGATCACTCACATAGATTAGATTTCTTGCATATCTGACAGCCAGATTATCTAAAACACCAGGCTCGTGCAAGTATGATAACCTTGTCATGTCATCGACTCCATCAGGTGGTGCTTCTGTGTCTTTAGGATGTATATCTGATACATTTGCAATAACCTAGAGGCAAAAAATAACAATTACCATTTACATACAAAAAACAACATGCTATAGAAACTGAGTACCGTAGATAATGTCATACTTATAAAAGTCTTATCAAGCACATCATTGACATCAATATACACTCATTGTAGTCGATTTTCTCGAATCAGTTATACACAGGTAGAGCTAAATGAAAGCCACAAATTAAACCACACTAGCTAATGTATTTTGCTGCTCTGAGAGGCTACAAAATGTGCAATGGGAGTTAGACATCAACTGCTTTGGATGATTTTAGAAAGAGATACCACAAATCTTAGATGTTAAAGTATTGTTAGATGGTTCAAACACCTCACTAGCCTTTTTGATACAACTTATTACCATGGGGCTGTAAGTTTCCTACAAATGATTTTTCTGCTAACTATTTTCCTCTAAATGAACACAGCAGTCAATACTTGCTTAGTCAAAAACTAGAAAGTGGCAGACATGCAGAAAAACTGAAGTCGTAAACTCTCTGGAAcaaaaaattgaactcaaaagCCATTACGACTCAAAATTCATAGTAATATAATACAAAATTACAACTCAAAGCATACCGTCTTTCCCTTGGTTGTGCGAACATGGGCATTTTTACCATCAATCCGGAAGACCTCACCATCAACCCAAGCTGAATCTTTATCTTCCACCCAGACATGAGAGCCTATAACAATGTTTAACATA encodes the following:
- the LOC4325942 gene encoding myosin-17 isoform X6, which translates into the protein MASMLNIVIGSHVWVEDKDSAWVDGEVFRIDGKNAHVRTTKGKTVIANVSDIHPKDTEAPPDGVDDMTRLSYLHEPGVLDNLAVRYARNLIYTYTGNILIAINPFQRLPNLVDVRTMEKYKGANLGDLDPHVFAIADVSYRQMMNEGRNNSILVSGESGAGKTETTKLLMRYLAYLGGRSGTGGRTVEQQVLESNPVLEAFGNAKTVRNNNSSRFGKFVEIQFDKSGKISGAAIRTYLLERSRVCQINSPERNYHCFYFLCAAPPEDIKRYKLGDPSSFHYLNQSSCIRVDGINDAEEYLVTRNAMDTVGIIEQEQEAIFRVVAAVLHLGNINFAKGSEVDSSVIKDDKSRFHLNTAAELLMCDCKKLENALIKREINTPEGVITTTVGPSSATVSRDGLAKQIYSRLFDWLVNRINASIGQDPNSDKLIGVLDIYGFESFKTNSFEQLCINFTNEKLQQHFNQNVFKMEQEEYTREQINWSYIEFVDNQDVLDLIEKKPGGIIALLDEACMFPKSTHETFSQKLYEKFKNHKRFTKPKLSRTAFTIQHYAGDVIYQSDHFLDKNKDYVVAEHQELLNASRCSFVSALFPPASEENTKSSKSSIATRFKVQLHELMETLSSTEPHYIRCVKPNSVLKPAIFENTNVLQQLRCSGVLEAIRISCAGYPTRKLFHDFLHRFRILASEIVKEKNDEKVTCQKVLDKMGLQGYQIGRTKVFLRAGQMAELDARRTEVRNNAARGVQGQFRTHVAREQFLILRNASVCLQSFVRARLACKLHECLRREAAAIKIQKNIRCYFAWRTYSQLRLSAITLQTGLRTMAALKEFMFRKQNKATTHIQTQWRCHRDNSNYLKLKRAALTYQCAWRRRVARRELRQLRMAARDTQALKVAKEKLEERVEELTNRLGLEKKLRTDLEKSKVAEVSKLQAALNEMEQRMQDVTAMQERESAKKAVEEALEQEREKISSLTSEIEGLKALLVAEQEENDLTKKAHANAQERNEELSKEVEDADGKIKQLSDTVQRLEETIQEREALLLAERQEKEEASAVIAESQARNEAFASKLEDAEKQIDLLQETVQRFEEAITKLQSSVTIEKQQHEETVVQLAEAQAKIDELLREAGDTDEKSTQLETTIQRLEESLTEKDALLTTERQETEATKKLLSEAQYKNEELLKKIEDADKSIAHYHDTTQRLEENVTAVENSLKAERQHNGAIMKQLADAQVEIGELQRNLEDADRRNNQLQDSLQRLEKDATARDSLLLMTKQSHDDTIKELLEVQERNLELMNGVEDSNKKIMLLEDSVKRLEERIAYIDSLLAIERRENNETKKELADAQKEIEELLDEMQDNVASIAEHEDTIRRLEENVGAKESLLLTEREQNASTLKLLAEAHLEIDELIRKLEDSDRKSDSLQSTIKRLEEDGIAKEALLLTEKQAHEATRMTLTEALEKNEELLKKIHDDDKHILELQFTIQRLEENTAAKENLLLREREQNDATTKAQIESQERNEQLLKRFVDVDRKIDLLQDTIERIGENSTIKDALLLSERQEKDAIKKELVEAGERNEELIMKIEDTDKKIEHLQNAIIKLEGDIEAKDISLEAAREENDTIRKSLAEAQEKNEELLRKISDNEYRIHLLQDTAQKLQVDAISRLSSFVMEKQESDAAKRALTEARERNEDLLKRNEDLLKRNDDLIKKIEESSKTITQLQETLQRLEGKSTNLEAENQVLRQQATATPPSTAKSSASRSKITRIHRSPENGHILNGDTRQAEIKPSTGTSETIPSIGNPPDLNNEKHVEQGEKLQKVLNQKYQSPQSQQPQDDQQWLLTCISQYLGFFGSKPVAALLIYQCLSHWRSFEAMKTGVFDSILQAINSATEAQNDTRALAYWLSNLSTLTVLLQRSFKTTRTAISTPQRRRFSSERIFHASQTSNAGLAYLSGQPVVGAAGLPQVEAKYPALLFKQQLVDLIEKVYGMISDSVKKELNPLLELCIQDPRTSHSPAKGHANGLGQKNQLGHWLAIVKVLTNYLDVLRANHVPSILVHKLFTQIFSLIDVQLFNRLLLRRECCSFSNGEYVKVGLAELKHWSDNATREFAGSAWDALKHIRQAVDFLVISLKPMRTLKEIRTDVCPALSIQQLERIVSMYWDDINGSNAISAEFTSSLKSAVREESNTVTTFSILLDDDSCIPFSLDDIAKTMPIIEVAEDDLLPFVRENPSFAFLLQRGNS